In Acidobacteriota bacterium, one genomic interval encodes:
- a CDS encoding ATP-binding protein, producing MRNPFVYGEVVPLAAFADRVVELDRLVTDLSSGQKVFLISPRRYGKSSLIRRTLASLERRGLLTIDLTVASYSSYLAFLEGYARAVASAETPWDRARAWLRQALGAARPDIRVEPDQAGARLTVAFPSVTTPREVERLAPEVFALPGKLAAARRRRVVVALDEFQAIGGFDGGTVEHALRAAIQRQRDVGYVFAGSEPTLMERMLGPKRPFYKAGPVMRLGRIPPDEFAAFVEARFTKTGITPEAGTGAAIVELAGNMPYDVQRLAHEAWDDAHAAGRSRITEDDLHRTLRRLLSQNDTLFEELWQRLTLVQRATLRAVVLHDGRALLSADVRGRYRLGGTSTVQAALTALTREDIVAREEDRYLVNDSLLREWVARRTF from the coding sequence ATGCGGAACCCGTTCGTCTACGGCGAGGTCGTCCCCCTCGCGGCGTTCGCCGACCGCGTGGTGGAGCTCGACCGCCTCGTCACGGACCTGTCCAGCGGCCAGAAGGTCTTCCTCATCTCGCCGCGGCGCTACGGCAAGTCCTCCCTGATCCGGCGGACGCTCGCCTCGCTCGAGCGCCGCGGGCTGCTGACGATCGACCTGACCGTCGCGAGTTACAGCTCGTACCTGGCGTTCCTGGAAGGGTACGCCCGCGCGGTCGCCTCGGCGGAGACCCCGTGGGACCGCGCGAGGGCATGGCTCCGCCAGGCGCTCGGGGCCGCGCGGCCGGACATTCGCGTCGAGCCGGATCAGGCGGGCGCGCGGCTCACCGTCGCCTTCCCTTCCGTCACGACGCCGCGCGAGGTCGAACGCCTGGCCCCGGAGGTCTTCGCCCTGCCCGGCAAGCTCGCGGCCGCCCGCCGCCGCCGCGTCGTCGTGGCGCTCGACGAATTCCAGGCGATCGGCGGGTTCGACGGCGGCACCGTCGAGCACGCCCTGCGCGCCGCAATCCAGCGCCAGCGCGATGTGGGCTACGTCTTCGCCGGGTCCGAGCCGACCTTGATGGAACGGATGCTCGGGCCGAAGCGCCCGTTCTACAAGGCGGGACCCGTCATGCGCCTGGGCCGCATCCCGCCCGACGAGTTCGCGGCCTTCGTCGAGGCGCGGTTCACGAAGACCGGAATCACGCCGGAGGCGGGGACGGGCGCCGCGATTGTGGAACTGGCGGGCAACATGCCGTACGACGTGCAGCGCCTCGCCCACGAAGCGTGGGACGACGCGCACGCGGCGGGGCGATCGCGAATCACGGAGGACGACCTGCACCGCACGCTGCGGCGCCTTTTGTCGCAGAACGACACGCTCTTCGAGGAACTGTGGCAGCGGCTGACGCTCGTGCAGCGCGCCACGCTGCGCGCCGTGGTGCTCCACGACGGGCGCGCGCTGCTCTCGGCGGACGTGCGCGGCCGCTATCGTCTCGGGGGAACGTCGACCGTGCAGGCCGCCCTCACGGCGCTGACACGCGAAGACATCGTGGCGCGCGAGGAGGACCGCTACCTCGTGAACGACTCGCTGCTCCGCGAATGGGTCGCACGGCGAACGTTCTAA